The Betta splendens chromosome 4, fBetSpl5.4, whole genome shotgun sequence genome contains a region encoding:
- the neto1l gene encoding neuropilin and tolloid-like protein 1 isoform X1 — protein MVHGQSFLHVVAGLLVLGLSGATKKDTAVKNNSGVKPAGQCGTWVKEPEGGLFTSPNYPNKYPPDTECVYILEAPPRQCIDLRFEENYSIESSWECKFDNIEVRDGPFGFSPLLGRYCGQHSPPDIRSSGRYLWIKFVTDGELEAVGFSASYNFTADPDFADLGVPPPLPSCQYDMVGPEGIVESHQITRDGKAGAAEAIDCKWYIRAPPRSKIYLRFLDYEMANSNECKRNFVAVYDGGSSVEDLKSKFCSTVANDIMLVSTLGVIRMWADESSRKSRFRILYTTYQEPPCDADAFFCHSNMCINNTLVCNGMQNCVYPWDENQCKEKRKANILDNLNNTNGTIIGVTCCIVLILLIVSVIVQIKQPRKKYVLRREDFDPTMFQEVFEPPHYELCTLRSATTAAAASADLVDLAEDFENYHALRRASSRCVYDHHCGSASNPGSAHISQLSLSGRGSRGNLSGRDAAAATLLADFPQPPMAVRPLLPAAGNRRSILVMKHSYSQEAADNGCDLDEDLEDVPTTSHRLSRHEKAVQRFCLIGSLSKHESEYNTTRV, from the exons ATGGTTCATGGGCAGAGCTTCCTTCACG TTGTTGCAGGTCTTCTCGTACTGGGCTTGTCTGGGGCAACCAAAAAGGACACAGCAG tgAAAAACAATTCTGGAGTGAAGCCTGCAGGTCAATGTGGAACGTGGGTGAAAGAACCAGAAGGAGGACTCTTCACTTCTCCCAATTACCCAAACAAATACCCTCCAGACACAGAGTGTGTTTACATCCTTGAAG CGCCTCCGAGGCAGTGCATCGATCTCCGCTTCGAGGAGAACTATTCCATCGAGTCCTCTTGGGAATGTAAATTTGACAACATCGAGGTTCGGGATGGACCCTTCGGCTTCTCCCCGCTGCTGGGGAGGTACTGCGGGCAGCACAGCCCGCCCGACATCAGGAGCAGCGGCCGCTACCTGTGGATAAAATTTGTCACCGACGGCGAGCTGGAAGCGGTGGGATTTTCAGCAAGTTACAACTTCACTGCAG ATCCGGACTTTGCAGACTTGGGAGTACCCCCACCGCTGCCCT cctgTCAGTATGACATGGTTGGTCCCGAGGGCATCGTCGAGTCTCACCAGATCACCAGAGACGGGAAGGCCGGTGCTGCTGAGGCCATCGACTGTAAATGGTACATCCGTGCTCCACCCCGTTCCAAG atcTACCTGCGTTTCCTGGATTATGAAATGGCCAATTCCAACGAATGCAAGCGCAATTTTGTGGCAGTCTATGACGGCGGCAG TTCGGTGGAAGACCTGAAGAGCAAGTTCTGCTCCACGGTGGCCAACGACATCATGCTGGTCTCCACGCTGGGAGTCATTCGCATGTGGGCGGACGAGTCCAGCCGCAAAAGCCGCTTCCGGATCCTTTACACAACGTACCAAGAAC CTCCATGCGATGCAGATGCCTTCTTCTGTCACAGTAACAtgtgcataaacaacacactggTGTGTAACGGCATGCAGAACTGCGTCTACCCCTGGGATGAGAACCAGTGTAAAG aaaagagaaaagccaACATCCTGGACAACCTGAACAACACGAACGGCACCATCATCGGCGTCACCTGTTGcatcgtcctcatcctcctcatcgtctCCGTCATCGTCCAGATCAAGCAGCCGCGCAAGAAGTACGTGCTGCGGCGCGAGGACTTCGACCCCACCATGTTCCAGGAGGTCTTTGAGCCGCCTCACTACGAGCTGTGCACTTTACGGAGCGCCACCACGGCCGCGGCGGCCTCCGCCGACCTGGTGGACCTGGCGGAGGACTTCGAGAACTACCACGCCCTCCGCCGCGCCTCCTCGCGCTGCGTCTACGACCACCACTGTGGCTCCGCCTCCAACCCCGGCTCCGCCCACATATCCCAGCTGTCGCTGAGCGGCCGGGGGAGCCGCGGGAACCTGAGCGGGCGCGACGCGGCGGCCGCCACGCTGCTCGCGGACTTCCCGCAGCCCCCGATGGCGGTGCGGCCGCTGCTGCCGGCCGCCGGGAACCGCAGGAGCATCCTCGTGATGAAGCACAGCTACTCGCAGGAGGCGGCAGACAACGGGTGCGACCTGGACGAAGACCTGGAGGACGTTCCCACCACCAGCCACCGGCTCTCACGCCACGAAAAGGCAGTGCAGCG GTTCTGCCTCATTGGCTCTTTGAGCAAACATGAATCAGAGTACAACACAACTAGGGTCTAA
- the neto1l gene encoding neuropilin and tolloid-like protein 1 isoform X2, with the protein MVHGQSFLHVVAGLLVLGLSGATKKDTAVKNNSGVKPAGQCGTWVKEPEGGLFTSPNYPNKYPPDTECVYILEAPPRQCIDLRFEENYSIESSWECKFDNIEVRDGPFGFSPLLGRYCGQHSPPDIRSSGRYLWIKFVTDGELEAVGFSASYNFTADPDFADLGVPPPLPSCQYDMVGPEGIVESHQITRDGKAGAAEAIDCKWYIRAPPRSKIYLRFLDYEMANSNECKRNFVAVYDGGSSVEDLKSKFCSTVANDIMLVSTLGVIRMWADESSRKSRFRILYTTYQEPPCDADAFFCHSNMCINNTLVCNGMQNCVYPWDENQCKEKRKANILDNLNNTNGTIIGVTCCIVLILLIVSVIVQIKQPRKKYVLRREDFDPTMFQEVFEPPHYELCTLRSATTAAAASADLVDLAEDFENYHALRRASSRCVYDHHCGSASNPGSAHISQLSLSGRGSRGNLSGRDAAAATLLADFPQPPMAVRPLLPAAGNRRSILVMKHSYSQEAADNGCDLDEDLEDVPTTSHRLSRHEKAVQRYIKNVRHSSASCQFDNIRS; encoded by the exons ATGGTTCATGGGCAGAGCTTCCTTCACG TTGTTGCAGGTCTTCTCGTACTGGGCTTGTCTGGGGCAACCAAAAAGGACACAGCAG tgAAAAACAATTCTGGAGTGAAGCCTGCAGGTCAATGTGGAACGTGGGTGAAAGAACCAGAAGGAGGACTCTTCACTTCTCCCAATTACCCAAACAAATACCCTCCAGACACAGAGTGTGTTTACATCCTTGAAG CGCCTCCGAGGCAGTGCATCGATCTCCGCTTCGAGGAGAACTATTCCATCGAGTCCTCTTGGGAATGTAAATTTGACAACATCGAGGTTCGGGATGGACCCTTCGGCTTCTCCCCGCTGCTGGGGAGGTACTGCGGGCAGCACAGCCCGCCCGACATCAGGAGCAGCGGCCGCTACCTGTGGATAAAATTTGTCACCGACGGCGAGCTGGAAGCGGTGGGATTTTCAGCAAGTTACAACTTCACTGCAG ATCCGGACTTTGCAGACTTGGGAGTACCCCCACCGCTGCCCT cctgTCAGTATGACATGGTTGGTCCCGAGGGCATCGTCGAGTCTCACCAGATCACCAGAGACGGGAAGGCCGGTGCTGCTGAGGCCATCGACTGTAAATGGTACATCCGTGCTCCACCCCGTTCCAAG atcTACCTGCGTTTCCTGGATTATGAAATGGCCAATTCCAACGAATGCAAGCGCAATTTTGTGGCAGTCTATGACGGCGGCAG TTCGGTGGAAGACCTGAAGAGCAAGTTCTGCTCCACGGTGGCCAACGACATCATGCTGGTCTCCACGCTGGGAGTCATTCGCATGTGGGCGGACGAGTCCAGCCGCAAAAGCCGCTTCCGGATCCTTTACACAACGTACCAAGAAC CTCCATGCGATGCAGATGCCTTCTTCTGTCACAGTAACAtgtgcataaacaacacactggTGTGTAACGGCATGCAGAACTGCGTCTACCCCTGGGATGAGAACCAGTGTAAAG aaaagagaaaagccaACATCCTGGACAACCTGAACAACACGAACGGCACCATCATCGGCGTCACCTGTTGcatcgtcctcatcctcctcatcgtctCCGTCATCGTCCAGATCAAGCAGCCGCGCAAGAAGTACGTGCTGCGGCGCGAGGACTTCGACCCCACCATGTTCCAGGAGGTCTTTGAGCCGCCTCACTACGAGCTGTGCACTTTACGGAGCGCCACCACGGCCGCGGCGGCCTCCGCCGACCTGGTGGACCTGGCGGAGGACTTCGAGAACTACCACGCCCTCCGCCGCGCCTCCTCGCGCTGCGTCTACGACCACCACTGTGGCTCCGCCTCCAACCCCGGCTCCGCCCACATATCCCAGCTGTCGCTGAGCGGCCGGGGGAGCCGCGGGAACCTGAGCGGGCGCGACGCGGCGGCCGCCACGCTGCTCGCGGACTTCCCGCAGCCCCCGATGGCGGTGCGGCCGCTGCTGCCGGCCGCCGGGAACCGCAGGAGCATCCTCGTGATGAAGCACAGCTACTCGCAGGAGGCGGCAGACAACGGGTGCGACCTGGACGAAGACCTGGAGGACGTTCCCACCACCAGCCACCGGCTCTCACGCCACGAAAAGGCAGTGCAGCG